Within the Pseudovibrio sp. Tun.PSC04-5.I4 genome, the region AGGCCCCATCGGAAGGTTTGTGCGTAGAATCCAGTTAAGGAGGAACGTACGTATAGCGAACAATGATATAGGACCACGCAATAAAACTGTTGCCGAACAACAGGTTGCAAAGACGAGGCATTTTAAGCCAATTTATGATCTTGGGCAGGCAACTCTACCTGTCTCAAAATCGACCGTTATAGAGGCATAAGCCGCCGAGCCTTGCCAAGTGTCAAAATGACCCGTTATTGTGTCTCTAAACCTGTCTTTTTACGTTCTCCGTCCTAAAACTGACGTTAGACCTTTAAGAGAATTTAGACCAGCAGCAAGGTTTCTCATTTGTTCTCCCTTAGCGGGATCGTACGCACAAACCTTCCGACTGGGCCTTAATGGGGTTAAGTCCGGCTCAGTGCAGGATAGTACGTTTAGGTTTACCCTGCACTGCTTGTCTTAAAACAAAAAATGTCATCCAAGGGTGACAAAAATGACAGTCACATACTTAATACAACACCAACACACTTAGAATCTCTTGTAATTAACAAAATGTTGCAAGGCTCTAGCGAGCCATACTTTACTCATAATCTGACAGTGGCTACGCCACTGAGAACGCTTTTGATTACAGAAAATCGCAGCTAAATTTGTGCGATTTCACCCACTAGAACCTGCTGATGTACAGCCAAAAAAGAGCAATACTACACAGTCTAGAAGGCTACACGTCTAAGTTTGAAGCAGTCCGGGAGGAACCTAAACCAGACCGCAAATCTCATCTGAGATTTTTGCACAGTATCCGATTCTATCCCTTGTTGTGAGATCGGCCTATGTTTGCCTTGCACAGTTTTGTTGAGTTAGTCGTTCCACTCGCCTTGGTATGCAGCGAGCAGTTAAGTTATTGTAATTATTGAAAATAATCATTTTTGTTACTCTTTTGATATTATTCGTTAACGAGCATTAACTAATAATATGTTGACTAAACGTGGTATTTTCGTAACTTTGCAACGAAATGTTGATTTTGCCTGTTTTGATACAAACTAGGTGCTGCGATAGGGTTGTTGGCGATGACAGAATTGATTGAGTCCGAAGTTATGCTTCTTCCAGAAGGAAGTTTGGAGAGCACAGTTTATTCTGACCTAACTAACCTACAAAGGGTTACGCAGATTACCGCTGAACATGCGCGCGCTCCACATAAAGAAAAATTACTTCGTCACTTCACTCCTAAAGAGGCTATTCAGTATCTTGGAATGGCGTCAACCAGCCAGCTAGCTCAATTTGCTGATAAAATAGGACTTGAGTTGGTGCGAGATGCCAGTGGGCGTTATCGCCAGTATACACTCAGTGATCTGAATGCCGTGCGACAATTTTTGAGTGCAAAGCACGGGGAAACAACAACTCGGGCGCTCAAGTTTAATCCGCGTAGACGAACGGGTGACGAACTCTCGATTATCGCCTGTGCAAACTTCAAAGGCGGATCTGCAAAGACCACAACCTCGGTACATCTGGCTCATTACCTCGCACTCAAAGGCTATCGCGTTCTGGTACTAGACTTGGACCAGCAGTCGTCAGCGTGTTCGATGTTTGGGGTCGATCCTGTTCTAGAGCCTGAAGACAATCTGCTAGGTAGCGCTCTTCGGTATGAAGATCCATGTCCGATTGAACAGGTTATTCGGCCTACATATTTCGAAGGGATCGATTTGGCGTTTGGTGGTCAATGGATTTCTGAATGGGAACAAGATACTCCTCGCGTCATAACAGAGGCAAAGTACCATGCGGACTACGCTCGCCAGCAGCTTGAGCTAATCGAAGAAGAACTAGATGAAGATTCAATTCCAGCTGCGCGATTGGCTGAATTGGAAGATTTTCGAAGCCAGCACCTTATCACATTGGAAGATGCTACAGAGAAAAAGCTATACTTTCAGCGATTGAGAAAGGTTCTTGGACCAATTGAGCACAACTATGATGTGGTTATCTGTGACACGAGCCCAACGATTAACTTCCTTTCCCAAGCCACGATTGGTGCAGCCGACCACCTTTTGATTACAGTTCACCCAGAATGGCTTGATATCAAATCAATGGAACAATATTTGACTGCGCTGTTCAGGCACCTATCCGATCTGCGTTTGGCAGCGGAAAGCGTCGGTTTGAATGCAGCCTATGTGGGCCGGACGTTAAACTATCTCATCACTCGCCATGACCCGTATGATGTTACCGAAAAGAACATTGCGGACATGATGCGAGCCTACTTGTCTGGTGTGCTCGATAACGTAATGGTCAAGTCATCAGCAATCTCGGAGGCTGGACTTTCGGAGCAATCTATCTATGAGGCGGATCGTAAGGATTTTACTGCGAAAACCTATGATCGTGCAAAATCCGCAATGGATGATGTGAACTCAGAGATTGAGCAAATTATGTTGAAACGCTGGGGGCGTGTCTGATGGCTAAGAAGTCGAAGATGTTTAGTGAAAACTTGGCTAAAGGCATGCAAGAACCTACCAAAATGCCTGCCACTATGACACGTTCTTCGTTAGAGCAAACTTTCGGAAAAACCCCTGCAAAGGGCGCGGGACGCGGGATCGAAGATTTAAGTAAAGCCGTTGCGGAAGTCGTAAGTCATCGTGCGTCTAAGCGCGATATTCAACGTCTTGAGCCTAGCAAATGCGAACCCTCATTCATCCGAGATCGCATGAATGAGGAGAACGACGAAGAATTTCAAACGCTCAAGCAGGCTATTGATAAAGTTGGGCAACAGTCGCCTATCTTGGTTCGACCACACCCAGTAAACCGTGATGTTTATCAAATTGCTTATGGGCATAGACGTTGGCGTGCCTGTGCTGAGCTTGACATTGCCGTGAACGCGGTAGTCAAGGAACTTACTGATGAACAGCTATTAATCTCTCAAGGGCAGGAAAATCATGAGCGTAAGAACCTTTCGTTCATTGAGACAGCAATGTTTGCTGAGGCAATGCGAAAGGATTATCATAGTGGCGTGATCATGGAAGCGCTTGGGATAGGTAAGTCCACTTTGTCGCAACACCAAAGTGTTACACGAGCAATTTCGCCAGCGATAATCAGAGCTATCGGGCCTGCTCCTAAGACTGGCAGACCTAAATGGACGACACTTGCTAAGCAATTTGGCGCGGAACCGTTGAAATGCAAAAACATCGTTCAAGGTTTAAGTACAGGGGCAACATGGGTAGGTTCTTCTTCCGACCAGAAATTTGACTCGGTGATGGAAGCTATAGCAAAGGGGCAAAAAGCCTCTGCGCAGAAAATCGCAAATACTCCCGTTGAAGCATCAGATGGAACCTGTGTGGTCACGGTCAGCAAGTCGAATACGGGTGCAAAGTTCTCTTGGCAAGGTGAGACTGGCCGCGATTTTAGTTTGTTTGTGGCAGATCGAATGCAAGAACTGTTAGCGGACTTCGAAAAATCAAAGGAAACTGAGCGATGACTTAGGCAAAGCAAAAGGGCTTGCCTAAGCAAGCCCTTTCAAAAGAATTATAGCGCCGTGAAGCACCCAACTCATATGTAGCAATTTGAAGTTTAGTGCTGAAATGTAAACGAATCAACCTAATTCTATGGGGCTGACTTGTTTTGTGCGCCGTTTTGATCGTTTCCGATTGCTCGTCTAAGAGTATATTGAGGATTGCGCTATGCTACACACAAAGACAATTCCTAGTTTTCGCAAGCTGAATGCTGCGGCGCTGGCAAGCCAGCAGCTTGCTAGTTCCCCCCTCTCAGGTCAGGTCAGCAAGTCATCGCTTTCGCAGGTCGTTAAGCGAGTATGCCCTGCCCTGGGTGTTACTGGGACAGCCTATCACGTGCTTGATATTCTCTTAGGTCTCGTGAAAGAAAAGGATCTGGATGAAGGTCGTTCTCCTGTTGTCGCGATTTCAAATAACAAGCTGGCAAATTATGTTTGTCGCAGCGAGCGTTCCATCATTCGTGCCGTCAAGAAGCTGGTTGAAGTTGGATTTCTTGCCTATCGGGATAGTGGGAATGGACGCCGGTTTGTAAACAGTCAAGGCGAAGCATATGGATTGGATCTCACTCCAGCATGTAAGAGACTACCAGAGTTGCGACAGCAAGCTGAAGCCTACAAAGCTCAACTCGATGCCGAGCGAGCTTTGAAACGCAGAAGCAAAGGATTGGCGCGGGCCATCAACGATGCCTGTGCTGAACTTTTAGAGCAAGGCAAACATACTCAGGCGAGTGAACTTCACCAACGTGCTATCGCGATCATGGAGTCTTCTCAAAATCTTTCCAATAAAACCAATTTCCTTGAGGATCTTTATGAAGAGGTGCTGAGCGTTACTGCCATAGAGTTTGCCCAATGCGAAATAGAGCAGGTTGAGCATGGCGAACCTGTTGAACCGGTTGGGAATTCTAATAGAATTAGAAAGGAGGAAGGCCGAGAGAACGGAATTTCCATTGAAGCACTGGCGCGTGCGCTGCCAATGGCTGTTGAGAACGTTATCCGCCCGATCCGAAGCTGGAACGATTTGAGGATGGAGGCGGAGACCCTACGCGTTGCAATAGGCTTAAGCGAACACGCTTGGAAAAAAGCAATTCAAGAACTCGGGTTGAACCTTTCAGCTGCTTGCCTTGCCGTGGTCGTTGAGAAAGTACTTCGCGAACCAGACAGATTGAGCAGGCCTGCTGGATACTTCAATGGCATGGTTGCCAAAGCGCGACTAGGCGAGCTCAATCTCAATAGGACAGTCTGGAGTCTAGCCTGTAACCACTAAACATTTTGTGAAAACGCAGATTTAGTAAGTAGCTGAAATATAGGTCCTTTCAGGAGATTGTTTACAGCTGTAAACTCGATAGTTCCCTCCTGCTACTATAGCTTGGCTACGGCCAGTTTCATCCGTCTTTTAAGATAGCAATGTGCTTTGCATGTCAAACGGTCACCTTTTTGAATGATCTTAGTGCGTCACTTTTTTTTCTTGAACATCTTATCAAGAATAGCCTTGGCGTCTTTGGGTTTTACCTTGTCGGGATAGCCCTTAGGTTTTTTGATTTTGCCCTCATCAACAAACTTTGCGACCCACTTCATTTGGCTGTCGCTGGCAAAGTTATTTGCATCAATCCAGCCACTGAGAGCCGTTGCAGTGCTTTTAGCTTCATCAGGAAGAGGGTGGCCTTGGCGCTCCGCTATTGCCACGGCAAGCGCGAGTTGCGCCGCACTTGGGGCTGTTGGCTCCCCTGCCCGCTCCTTCTGCGGCCCCAGAAGCGCCCGCAAGGGGCGCTGTTGCATAAATACTCTTCAGGCGTATATTCCGGCTGATATTTCCTTCAGTGAAGATTCACTTTATGCCGTTTAAAGCCAATGCCGATCGCCGACATAAGTTTGCCAAAGCCAAATACAAAGTGACGAACTGGTCGAAGTATAATGAAAGCTTGCGTCGTCGCGGTGATGTCACGGTTTGGATTGAAGAGAGCGCTGCCAAGGCTTGGTTTGCACCCGAGAACCAACGACGTGGACGGCCCGCCAAGTTTTCAGAGCTTGCCATTGAAACCTGTTTGCAGATCCGGGTCGTATTCGGTCTTGCTTTGAGGCAGACTCAAGGGTTTGTGAGGTCTGTGTTCCATTTGATGGAGTTGGTTTTACCGGTTCCTGACTTTTCAACCCTGTCGCGCCGCGCAGATGGCTTGAAACTTTCAAATCCCAAACCGCGAACGAACTCAGAGCCAGTAGAGCTGGTAATCGATAGTACAGGCGTTAAGATCTTTGGTGCCGGAGAATGGCAGGAAACCAAGCATGGAACCAGGATAAAGCGCAGAACTTGGCGCAAACTTCACCTTGGCCTTGATCTGAATACCGGCGAAATCGTATGTTCTGAACTGACCGAAGACAATGTTGGTGATCCAACCGTTGTGCCGGATCTGTTGGATCAGATCGAAGATACAGTTGCCACGTTCCTTGGTGATGGCGCTTATGATGGGGCGCCTGTGAGGCAAGAATTAGCAGACCGTTTTGAAGGTATCGAGGTCATCATTCCACCTCCCAAAACAGCTATCCCCGGCTCACAGGCTACGACCACTCCCACTGCTCGCAACCGGGATATTCTTGCCATTCAAAAGAACGGCAGGATGTCTTGGCAAAAGCAAACCGGATATGGCCGAAGGTCTCGAGGCGAAACTTTGATGGGTCGCTTTAAGCAGGTGATCGGGACCACGCTCCGGTCACGAAAGTTGAACAATCAGAGGACAGAGGCAAAACTTGGAGTCGCCGTTCTCAACACAATGACCGCCCTCGGACGCGCCACGTTCGAGAAGGTTTCTGCATGATCAGATGCATGGGATTGGGCAAGCTGCAAGCTAATTTCGAATTGTGCAACAGCGCCCAAAATCACAGCGTCAAGCCCAAATCATGGCGTCTTGAGCGGGCGGTTACGAAGTCATGTTCCTTACTTAACCATCAGAACTGGTGCCAGCGTTAAGTTGATAGCGCCCGTAGTTAGCTCTGTCGAGTTTCTTGTTGGTTAAAGTGGAACCCGTGCCTATTTCTGTCTAGCCGCAAGACATGGGTTGCGAATGACATGACGGCGGGTCGATGAGCTACAGAGATGATGATTCCACCACGCATTAGGTCCCGCACGGCTGCATATACCTTGCGTTCAGTAGTCTCGTCCAAATTGGCGGTGACTTCATCAAGTACTAGCACTTGAGGCCTCCGGTAAAGCGCTCTCGCCAAGCATAGACGCTGCACCTGTCCGGCGGAAAGGGTGTTGCCAAACTCAGTCACCGGATGGTCCATTCCGCAGGGTAAACTACGGATGAAATCTGCGACGCATGCTGCCTCACAGACCTGCCAAGCACGGTCATAGTCAGGAGGATTCCTAGCGTATGCAATGTTGTCGATCAGTTTACCACTGAGTAAAATATTGTCTTGAGAGACATAACTGATCGCATTTCTCCAAGCTCCAAGCGTAACATTTTCGATCGAAACATCGTTGACCAGAATTTTACCCTGCGTCATTGGCAACCAGCGCATCAGAATTCGGGTTAGCGTAGTCTTGCCCGTGCCACTTTCACCAACGACCGCAACCCAGTCGCCGAGTACAGCACGACAGGTGACGTTGAGTAACACGTCTCCATCTGTTCCAGCGTAGCTTGCTGAAACTTGGTCGAGGGTTAGTGACTTCACATAAAGCACTTCGTCTGCAATATGTTCATTTTTTTGTACTCGACTTTCGGGTTCTTGAATTTCTAATAGGCGGTCCATCGCACCTTGTGCCGCGGCCAGCTTCACGTTAAAATTAGCGAGGTTGTCGAGTGGCCAGAAAATTTGCCGTACGAAGAGTGTAATGGCTGCGAAGGATCCGACGGTTAAGTACCCCTGCGCAACAACAATCCCACCGACGCCTAGAACCACAAAGGAAGGTAGCTGAGTTAGGAAATTCGAAACCATAACGCTGGTGCTTTTCATGCGTGAGCGGCGTTGAGCAGAGCGACGGGCTTGGTCGAAAACTTGTAGCGCGGAGTGCGTTTCGAAAGCGGCGGCACCATGATCTTGTATCATTTGCACTGCCTGTACCCGTTCCTGTACATGCGCAGACAAGCAGCCCAGGTCACGTTGCACGTCCAGCGATAAGTGGCGAATCCTTTGACGGAAGTAACCTAAAGACCAGTAGTAGATCGGTAGTACCAGCAAACAAAGACCACCAACTAGGAAGTCTTCATAGAGAATAAAGACAGAGACTATGATGATTGAAACTAGGTCAATCCAGAAGTAGATTAATCCTTCACCCAAAAGTGAAGCGGTCTGCTGGACGTCGGTTAGCAGTCTGGCACCCAAATCTCCAGCGCGATGTTGGGTACGTTTTAGGAAGGGAAGATCGAGTAACCGAGTAAAGACCTGGATCCGTAGATCTCTGGCGGCGCGCACCACCAGCGTATCCGTCAAATATTGACGGAAAAACGCGGAGGGTAAACTGATGCACAGGACAAGTGCAATTACCCACGTAGTAGAAAACAGGATATCGTGCACTACTTGAGGTTCGTACACAGTCGTAGATGTGATCGTGTCAATGACTTCGGCTGTTAGGCTGATTATGATTAGTGGGATGGTAAATTTCAGGGCTCCTGCCAGTAATGCGCCACCGACAAGAAACTTGTTCGCCACGAGGAAGGGCCAAAGCAGGCTCAGACGTCCACTAAGCGGGTATCTATTCATGAACATATCATTCCTTCGCGTAGATCGTTTTGCGGAAGTTGCTCAATTAGACCAAATAGCTTGGGATACTGCCAGCCGAAATCGAAGGTGCGATTACCTACCTGAGGATGTAACTTTTCTAGAATATTTGGCGGAATATCAAGACCGAAAGTATTCTTTAAGAAGGCGAAGGTGTACCAGATCGGGGGGTGGGTTTCATAGCTGTGGGTCAGCTTTTGCAGTAACTCCCAATCGAGGGTATAGCGACTAATAGCTGAGGTAATATAGGCCAATTCTCGAATATTGCGTCGACGCTGGTTCAGCGCCACTTCATTATAGTAGCGCAACGCCGACAGCCAGACCTGAACGGTAATATCGGTACATTGGGCTTTAAGAGATGGAGCATCCCAGGCCCGTTCCCAGATAATCTCCGGGCCGATGTCAAGAGATGGCGCCACATGGATATCGAAACTTATTGCTATCTTTCGGTCTGATGAAACGGCGTAGACCGGGCCTTGAAGCATGTTGGAGGTGGCGGCCTCAGGCACATCTATTAACTTAGTAAAGGCATATAATTCATAATTGTTGCTATCGTAGTCTTTCAGGTAGGACTCGGATTGGGGGAGGATCTGCAACGTTTCTTGGACCAAGTCGCCTTGGATGTAGCCCTGTTCGCGCAGGATGGTCTTGATAACGGGAACATGGTTGACTGGCACTACTAAATCGATATCATGCATCATGTTGATTGGCACGTCATCCAGAACATTATGGATATAGTTAAGTCCTTTGTAGGCGCAAATTGAACAGCCTTTCGCTATGGCCGCTGTGTTGACTTCCTGAAAAGCCTTGCGCTGCGCATCGAATACTAATTGATAAAATGCCTGCTGTGCTGCTTGTGGTTCAAACTGACGGAAGTAAAGGCTATCAATCCGGCGCTTGAATAGCTCTGCTGCCACAGCACGGAAGGCCTTGGGCGAGACCGGATATGTTGGCTTTTCCTGATGCAACATCGCAGGGATGTTAGCCAACAATCTGAGTGAAACTTTATTGACCTGGTCCATTTTTCGAGTGTCCTGTTCCGGGGGTAATAGGCCTAGGTCTTGTTCAACAAGGCGCGGACTATTGAATGAGCCTCGCTGGCCGTAACGAAGCGGGTGTCAATCATCGGGCTGACGTGGGTGTCAAAATATGCCCGATATTGATTTAGAAAGATGGGATTGCGTGTCATGCTGTCCTGGCGAATACCAATCCTGTCGGCGTACTGGGAGCTGATGTGATCAGGGGTCGTCAAAAAAAGGATCATGTCTGGCGCGCGGAAGGATTTTCGTGAGAAAATCTGCTGGGTTGCTTGCCAGTTGATACCTCGCTCAACCTTGCCACGTGCAAAATCATGGGCAATGCAGCTGAAAAAAGTCCGGTCCGAAACCGTTAGTAGTCTCTCTGCGATGCTTGCTCCGATCATGCGTTGGCGCTGACGTTCAAGACATACGAGGCGGGCCAGAACCCTCCGCTGTACAGATCGGTTACGCAGCTGTCCCTGAGAGACAAAGGACTTACAACCGTTCAATTCATAATATTCAGGAATTGTGGCCAACTGCGGATGCATGGCCGCCAGCCTCTCGATTAGCACTGTTTTACCTGAATACCCAAGACCTTCGATACCGACATGCCGAGGTAACGTGTCAGATTTAAAGACATATGTATCAACCAGTTTGTCTGACATCACCGCTCCATTTTCACTCAGGTCATATCCATCTTGCCACGCAGTTGCTGTGCAATGCGACAAGCGATCTCCGCAGGGTCTCCGTTGGAAATTTCCACGTACTGTGCAAGCTTCTGGTAGACTGGTAGCCGTTCAACGAACTTCCGACGCTCGTTCTCTTCGCGCAAGCCAAAGCCGCGTTCCACCTGACGCCGGGCTACTTCGTCGGCGGCGATCTCTTGGTCGTGCGAAGGAATCAGCAGGACTGTCCGGCCCAGACGACGTACCATTTCGCGATTGGCGGTTACCACCTCTGCTGCTTCTTCGATGATCAGGAAACCCGATGATAGAGTGACAACAGCCTCGTCTTTACTATTCGAGGCGATCTCCCGGAAACAACGGGAGTTTTGGCGGACATATTCCTCGTAGCCATACTTCGAAATGAATGCCCGAATGTTTAGGACATTAGTGCAAAAATAGTCGTCCAGATCCACGAAGGGCACACTAAGCAAGGCAGCTAGGTGTGGGCCCGTAGTCGTCTTGCCCACGCCGCCTGGGCCAATCAGAAAGATAAAATGCTCCACTACGCCAGAAAACTTGCGAAGCCTATGCGTTACTTCACTGGAGGAAGAAGTGTACTTCGTCTTCATGGCCCAATATCCAAGGTTGCGAACTGGTTTAGGTTGAGGCAGTGCTCAAAGCGCCTGTCGCCGCGCATTTCCATGCGAGGTATCACTTCTTCTGGATAGTCAGCGGGATTGAACCAAGGGCCATACACCAAATGCACCCTGTTGTATCCCACATCCAATAGCGCATGGGCTTGATCCGGCGAGCAATAGCCGTAAGGTACAGCAACCTCCTGCACCTCGATCCCGAGTTGTGCCTGTAATATAGTTCTAGACCGGTCCGCCTCATATCGCAGGGCCTTTAGCGAAAGCCTCTTCATGTGCGTGTGACCCATCAGGTGACTGCCGATGCGCAGTCCATCGTCCACAAGTACTTTTAGTGTTCCCCAGTTAAGCAATGGGAATGGATTATTTTCAATCCAAGTGGCTGCCTGGCCTACGAGACCTGGAAGTATAAACTGCATGGCTTCGCGCCTGCAGGCTTTGAGAAGGGGCCATGCGGTGTCAGCAAAACCCTGGCAGCCGTCATCAAAAGTGATCCTTGTACTAATACCAGTTGCCTGTTCAAATCGCGTGAGTTGCCTGAGATGCTGTGTAAAAACGTTGCTCGATAAAGCAAAGCGGTCTTTTGCCTGTGTCGGCAGTATCCTATGGTATACGAGTGTTAGCGTCCGTGGCATTGAGTCAAACCTTGTCGACGGTATTGGTAGCTGCATTGACCATGGCGGTATAGACTTCGCGCAGAACCTCAACATCAGATGTCCAGATGATGTTGGTACTTGGGGCCAACACACGTAATCCTGCACCCAACATCTCTGCTGTTACCTGCGGCTGTAGCAGTTGCCTATTTTCCGTTTTCCGTGGAGGGACCACGTAGCGTTTGTCGAACATACCTTCGATCTTTTCTCGATGGTTATCGGGATGAACGAGGTCAAGGATATTGCCTTCTGGCAGCGCTCCTGCTGTGATACCGCTGTCAGCAGGCACGAACAGCAAACAGTTCTGACGATACCACCAAGCGATGTCTCCGTCCGACCAAATCGTCGGCCGGATTATGTCAAGGCATCGAAATCCGAAACGCTGGAATAGTGCGACCCAGTAGGATTGGGGACGCTCGTTGATATGATTAACACCGCCCTGGAACGGGATGGCTGCACTGAAGAGAACTGCCTTGGATGATCCCGTGAGCCCCGCGACGAGGGCCTCTGCGGACCGCGGCGCGAGGTGTTCAGCCACCTCCATGCAAAGCGTTAAGTCGAA harbors:
- a CDS encoding polysaccharide deacetylase family protein — translated: MLRFCAKSIPPWSMQLPIPSTRFDSMPRTLTLVYHRILPTQAKDRFALSSNVFTQHLRQLTRFEQATGISTRITFDDGCQGFADTAWPLLKACRREAMQFILPGLVGQAATWIENNPFPLLNWGTLKVLVDDGLRIGSHLMGHTHMKRLSLKALRYEADRSRTILQAQLGIEVQEVAVPYGYCSPDQAHALLDVGYNRVHLVYGPWFNPADYPEEVIPRMEMRGDRRFEHCLNLNQFATLDIGP
- a CDS encoding AAA family ATPase, which codes for MTELIESEVMLLPEGSLESTVYSDLTNLQRVTQITAEHARAPHKEKLLRHFTPKEAIQYLGMASTSQLAQFADKIGLELVRDASGRYRQYTLSDLNAVRQFLSAKHGETTTRALKFNPRRRTGDELSIIACANFKGGSAKTTTSVHLAHYLALKGYRVLVLDLDQQSSACSMFGVDPVLEPEDNLLGSALRYEDPCPIEQVIRPTYFEGIDLAFGGQWISEWEQDTPRVITEAKYHADYARQQLELIEEELDEDSIPAARLAELEDFRSQHLITLEDATEKKLYFQRLRKVLGPIEHNYDVVICDTSPTINFLSQATIGAADHLLITVHPEWLDIKSMEQYLTALFRHLSDLRLAAESVGLNAAYVGRTLNYLITRHDPYDVTEKNIADMMRAYLSGVLDNVMVKSSAISEAGLSEQSIYEADRKDFTAKTYDRAKSAMDDVNSEIEQIMLKRWGRV
- the repC gene encoding plasmid replication protein RepC encodes the protein MLHTKTIPSFRKLNAAALASQQLASSPLSGQVSKSSLSQVVKRVCPALGVTGTAYHVLDILLGLVKEKDLDEGRSPVVAISNNKLANYVCRSERSIIRAVKKLVEVGFLAYRDSGNGRRFVNSQGEAYGLDLTPACKRLPELRQQAEAYKAQLDAERALKRRSKGLARAINDACAELLEQGKHTQASELHQRAIAIMESSQNLSNKTNFLEDLYEEVLSVTAIEFAQCEIEQVEHGEPVEPVGNSNRIRKEEGRENGISIEALARALPMAVENVIRPIRSWNDLRMEAETLRVAIGLSEHAWKKAIQELGLNLSAACLAVVVEKVLREPDRLSRPAGYFNGMVAKARLGELNLNRTVWSLACNH
- the repB gene encoding plasmid partitioning protein RepB — encoded protein: MAKKSKMFSENLAKGMQEPTKMPATMTRSSLEQTFGKTPAKGAGRGIEDLSKAVAEVVSHRASKRDIQRLEPSKCEPSFIRDRMNEENDEEFQTLKQAIDKVGQQSPILVRPHPVNRDVYQIAYGHRRWRACAELDIAVNAVVKELTDEQLLISQGQENHERKNLSFIETAMFAEAMRKDYHSGVIMEALGIGKSTLSQHQSVTRAISPAIIRAIGPAPKTGRPKWTTLAKQFGAEPLKCKNIVQGLSTGATWVGSSSDQKFDSVMEAIAKGQKASAQKIANTPVEASDGTCVVTVSKSNTGAKFSWQGETGRDFSLFVADRMQELLADFEKSKETER
- a CDS encoding IS5 family transposase, translating into MKIHFMPFKANADRRHKFAKAKYKVTNWSKYNESLRRRGDVTVWIEESAAKAWFAPENQRRGRPAKFSELAIETCLQIRVVFGLALRQTQGFVRSVFHLMELVLPVPDFSTLSRRADGLKLSNPKPRTNSEPVELVIDSTGVKIFGAGEWQETKHGTRIKRRTWRKLHLGLDLNTGEIVCSELTEDNVGDPTVVPDLLDQIEDTVATFLGDGAYDGAPVRQELADRFEGIEVIIPPPKTAIPGSQATTTPTARNRDILAIQKNGRMSWQKQTGYGRRSRGETLMGRFKQVIGTTLRSRKLNNQRTEAKLGVAVLNTMTALGRATFEKVSA
- a CDS encoding class I SAM-dependent methyltransferase, giving the protein MKTAIFASYDETFYSNIREGASVSADRILKIVLPLLCPTSLIDVGCGDGVWLQAAHHLGVADLTGCDHAVSALSGSFPPGCSVRDIDIETEFALERTFDLTLCMEVAEHLAPRSAEALVAGLTGSSKAVLFSAAIPFQGGVNHINERPQSYWVALFQRFGFRCLDIIRPTIWSDGDIAWWYRQNCLLFVPADSGITAGALPEGNILDLVHPDNHREKIEGMFDKRYVVPPRKTENRQLLQPQVTAEMLGAGLRVLAPSTNIIWTSDVEVLREVYTAMVNAATNTVDKV
- a CDS encoding ABC transporter ATP-binding protein; translated protein: MNRYPLSGRLSLLWPFLVANKFLVGGALLAGALKFTIPLIIISLTAEVIDTITSTTVYEPQVVHDILFSTTWVIALVLCISLPSAFFRQYLTDTLVVRAARDLRIQVFTRLLDLPFLKRTQHRAGDLGARLLTDVQQTASLLGEGLIYFWIDLVSIIIVSVFILYEDFLVGGLCLLVLPIYYWSLGYFRQRIRHLSLDVQRDLGCLSAHVQERVQAVQMIQDHGAAAFETHSALQVFDQARRSAQRRSRMKSTSVMVSNFLTQLPSFVVLGVGGIVVAQGYLTVGSFAAITLFVRQIFWPLDNLANFNVKLAAAQGAMDRLLEIQEPESRVQKNEHIADEVLYVKSLTLDQVSASYAGTDGDVLLNVTCRAVLGDWVAVVGESGTGKTTLTRILMRWLPMTQGKILVNDVSIENVTLGAWRNAISYVSQDNILLSGKLIDNIAYARNPPDYDRAWQVCEAACVADFIRSLPCGMDHPVTEFGNTLSAGQVQRLCLARALYRRPQVLVLDEVTANLDETTERKVYAAVRDLMRGGIIISVAHRPAVMSFATHVLRLDRNRHGFHFNQQETRQS
- a CDS encoding nucleotidyltransferase family protein, whose product is MDQVNKVSLRLLANIPAMLHQEKPTYPVSPKAFRAVAAELFKRRIDSLYFRQFEPQAAQQAFYQLVFDAQRKAFQEVNTAAIAKGCSICAYKGLNYIHNVLDDVPINMMHDIDLVVPVNHVPVIKTILREQGYIQGDLVQETLQILPQSESYLKDYDSNNYELYAFTKLIDVPEAATSNMLQGPVYAVSSDRKIAISFDIHVAPSLDIGPEIIWERAWDAPSLKAQCTDITVQVWLSALRYYNEVALNQRRRNIRELAYITSAISRYTLDWELLQKLTHSYETHPPIWYTFAFLKNTFGLDIPPNILEKLHPQVGNRTFDFGWQYPKLFGLIEQLPQNDLREGMICS
- a CDS encoding shikimate kinase — translated: MKTKYTSSSSEVTHRLRKFSGVVEHFIFLIGPGGVGKTTTGPHLAALLSVPFVDLDDYFCTNVLNIRAFISKYGYEEYVRQNSRCFREIASNSKDEAVVTLSSGFLIIEEAAEVVTANREMVRRLGRTVLLIPSHDQEIAADEVARRQVERGFGLREENERRKFVERLPVYQKLAQYVEISNGDPAEIACRIAQQLRGKMDMT